The following are from one region of the Nicotiana tomentosiformis chromosome 7, ASM39032v3, whole genome shotgun sequence genome:
- the LOC138896361 gene encoding uncharacterized protein produces the protein MPKKATAAQKGKSVDEELRGAPAPAPAPVEQTPQLDAPGHEMSDAIQLFTRLVAAQSRRQEVGIGHADRAISTRVHDFINLDPPVFTGVDPNEDPHIFIMQRTLRVMKATATELVELASYKLRDVAINWYAHTIVAKMEDQVHRFMMWLDPHLLNDCMSVSLQPGMDISRIQAYAQGVEDHKQKQMDDHEHDRGQSKRARSSGLSEADHAYHLRTVLRVLQKEKLYAKFSKCEFWLNSVALLGHIISGEGIQVDTQKIKEVKTWPIPTTPKEVCSFLSLAGYYRRFVKGFSSLSAPLTKLTQKGGKANVVADALSRRSMGSISYLQLEKSGIAHDIHQLASLGFRLPDSRLHRKGNILVGRNEKDIAEFVAQCPICQQLKIEHQKPGGLMQAIEILTWKWEVINMDFIRIMQRLYIKEIVQLHGVPISIISDRRAQFITNFERSFQKGLGTQMTDFEIILGMDWLSPYHAILDFHTKTVTLAIPALPRLEWKGSSVSASNQVISFLNAQHIVDKGCLAYLAYVWDTTAETPMIDSVPVILEFSDVIPSDLPGMPLDHDINFCIDLAQDTHPISILPYCMDPKELKELKEQLEELLTKGVFSKIDLSSGNHQLKIRDSNVLKTTFRTRYGHYEFVVTSFGLTNALSAFMGLMNRVFRPYIDSFVVVFIDDILIYSRNKEEHEHHMRVLLQTLREQKLYDMFSKCEF, from the exons atgcctaagaaggctacaGCCGCACAGAAGGGCAAGTCTGTGGATG aggagctccgaggggcaccagctccagcgcctgCCCCTGTAGAACAAACTCCTCAGCTAGATGCACCGGGTCATGAGATGAGTGATGCTATTCAGCTATTcactcgattagtagccgcacaaTCTCGAcgtcaggaagtaggtattggtcatgctgATAGGGCCATCAGTACGAGGgttcatgattttattaatttggaccctccggtattcaccGGAGtagatccaaatgaggaccctcacatatttatcatgcagaggactttgagggtaatgaaggccactgcgactgagttagttgagctagcttcctataaaCTTCGGGATGTTGcaattaattg gtatgctcacactattgtagctaagatggaggatcaggTTCACCGGTTCATGATGTGGTTGGACCCGCACCTGCTTAATgattgtatgtcggtctcacttcagccaggcatggatatttctcgtattcaggcatatgctcagggtgtagaggatcATAAACAAAAGCAGATGGACGAtcatgagcatgataggggccagagtaagagagcgagatcttcgggtctttctg AGGCTGATCATGCATATCATTTGCGTAcggtgctcagagttctacaaaaagagaagttatacgccaaattctctaaatgtgaattctggttgaattctgtagctttacttgggcatattatttcaggcGAAGGTATCCaagttgatacacaaaagattaaggaagtgaagacttggcctataCCCACGACACCGAAGGAGGTTTGTAGCTTCCtcagtttggctggttattacaggagatttgtaaagggattttcttctctttcagcaccattgacaaagttgactcagaagggag ggaaggcaaATGTAGTAGCtgatgccctcagccgtagatctatgggtagcataTCATATTTACAACTAGAGAagagtgggatagcccatgacattcatcagctagctagtcttgggtTTCGATTACCGGACTCAA ggtTGCATCGaaag ggaaatatattggtgggacggaatgaaaaggatatagcggagtttgttgctcagtgccctataTGTCAACAgcttaagattgagcatcaaaaacccggtggattaatgcaggctatagagattctgacttggaaatgggaagtaatcaatatggatttcatc aggattatgcaaaggctttatattaaggagatagtacaacttcatggtgtccctatatctataaTCTCGGATAGAAGAGCTCAGTTTATAACTAATTTTgagaggtccttccaaaaaggattggggactcag ATGACTGACTTcgagatcatcctgggcatggactggttatctccatatcatgccatcctagatttccacaccaagactgttaccttggcgattccAGCGTTACCTAGATTGgaatggaagggttcgtctgtcagtgcatctaatcaggttatttcctttctaaaTGCTCAACACATTGTTgataagggttgtttggcttatctggcCTATGTTTGGgacactactgcagagactccgatgattgattcagtgcctgtaatCCTGGAATTCTCCGATGTaattccttcagatcttccaggcatgccactagatcatgatattaatttctgtattgacttggctcaaGATACCCACCCTATATCTATCCTACCATATTGCATGGATCCCAAAGAGTTAAAGGAGctaaaagaacagcttgaggagttactaaccaaagg ggtgttctctaagatcgacttgagctcggggaaccatcagttgaagattcgggattcgaatgtTCTGAAGActactttccggactagatatggtcattatgagtttgtGGTGACATccttcggtttgaccaatgccctatCGGCGTTTATgggtttgatgaacagggtgttcaggccatatattgactcatttgttgttgtcttcattgatgacattttgatctactcgcgcaataAGGAAGAGCACGAGCACCATATGAGAGTgttgcttcagaccttgcgggaacaaaaactatatgatatgttctccaaatgtgagttttag